One Capsicum annuum cultivar UCD-10X-F1 chromosome 2, UCD10Xv1.1, whole genome shotgun sequence genomic window carries:
- the LOC124885129 gene encoding ureidoglycolate hydrolase-like: protein MKSTKDSHNVSFFDAAKSAGYTNAKGDLSEVSLKKGTYSAFVKLHIEQGPILEKGVSIGVVTAIAAPASIKVTFEGSGGHAGAALMPERNDAGLATAELALAVEKHVLNSGSVDTVGELLDCLRDPSGMTIAMLLESIAAKNH, encoded by the exons ATGAAAAGTACAAAAGACAGCCATAATGTTTCCTTCTTTGATGCTGCTAAGTCTGCTGGTTACACAAATGCTAAGGGGGATTTGTCTGAAGTTTCTCTCAAAAAAGGAACTTATTCTGCTTTCGTCAAGTTGCACATAGAGCAAGGTCCCATTCTAGAAAAAG GTGTTTCAATTGGTGTTGTGACTGCGATTGCCGCTCCAGCAAGCATCAAAGTAACATTTGAAGGTAGTGGAGGCCATGCAGGAGCTGCACTGATGCCGGAAAG AAATGATGCTGGACTGGCAACTGCAGAGTTGGCTCTAGCCGTGGAGAAACATGTGCTGAATTCAGGATCCGTTGACACTGTTG GTGAACTATTAGACTGCCTCCGCGACCCTTCAGGAATGACGATTGCTATGCTTCTGGAGTCAATTGctgctaag AATCATTGA